A region from the Paraurantiacibacter namhicola genome encodes:
- the purD gene encoding phosphoribosylamine--glycine ligase — protein MNILLLGSGGREHALAWKLAQSPRCDTLYAAPGNPGIAEEAELVALDAADHAAVGAFCAEHSIGMVVIGPEAPLVDGLADSLRAEGVPVFGPGRAAAQLEGSKSFTKALCDRAGIPTAGYVHAASLEQAMGALDRFEPPYVLKADGLAAGKGVVIPETRAEAEAALAGMFGGQFGSAGAEVVVEEFMRGEEASLFAITDGTSVVPFGTAQDHKRVGEGDTGPNTGGMGAYSPAPVLTADLEERAMAEIVRPTVAKLAAEGTPYSGVLYAGLMLTEDGPKLVEYNCRFGDPECQVLMMRFAGDLVEAMLACAEGRLADLPAPEFSGETALTVVMAANGYPGTPEKGGAIDLRDAEAKDAKVFHAGTAMKDGALVANGGRVLNVTATGANVTEAQATAYEAVDAIDFPTGFVRRDIGHNEIRREAERDRG, from the coding sequence ATGAATATCCTTCTGCTGGGCTCGGGCGGGCGCGAACATGCGCTGGCGTGGAAGCTCGCGCAATCCCCGCGCTGCGATACACTCTACGCCGCGCCCGGCAATCCTGGCATTGCGGAAGAAGCGGAGCTGGTGGCGCTGGACGCCGCCGATCACGCCGCAGTGGGCGCGTTCTGTGCGGAGCATTCGATCGGCATGGTGGTGATCGGCCCGGAGGCGCCGCTGGTGGACGGGCTCGCAGATTCCTTACGCGCCGAGGGCGTGCCGGTCTTCGGACCCGGGCGCGCGGCGGCGCAGCTGGAAGGCAGCAAGAGCTTCACCAAGGCGCTTTGCGACCGGGCGGGCATCCCCACGGCTGGCTATGTCCACGCGGCCTCGCTGGAGCAGGCCATGGGAGCGTTGGACCGATTCGAGCCGCCTTACGTGCTGAAGGCCGATGGCCTTGCTGCGGGCAAGGGCGTGGTCATCCCCGAAACGCGCGCGGAGGCCGAAGCGGCGCTGGCCGGCATGTTCGGCGGCCAGTTCGGCAGTGCGGGCGCGGAAGTGGTGGTCGAGGAGTTCATGCGCGGGGAGGAGGCGAGCCTCTTCGCCATTACCGACGGCACCAGCGTGGTCCCCTTCGGCACCGCGCAGGATCACAAGCGTGTGGGCGAAGGCGACACCGGGCCCAATACTGGCGGCATGGGCGCGTACTCCCCCGCGCCCGTCCTCACCGCCGATCTTGAAGAGCGCGCCATGGCGGAGATCGTGCGCCCGACGGTGGCGAAGCTGGCCGCAGAAGGCACGCCCTATTCCGGCGTGCTCTATGCCGGGCTGATGCTGACGGAGGACGGCCCGAAGCTGGTGGAATACAATTGCCGCTTCGGCGATCCGGAATGCCAGGTGCTGATGATGCGCTTTGCCGGAGACCTGGTGGAGGCCATGCTGGCCTGCGCCGAGGGACGTCTGGCCGACCTGCCCGCGCCGGAATTCTCGGGCGAGACCGCCCTGACCGTAGTGATGGCCGCCAATGGCTACCCCGGCACGCCGGAAAAAGGCGGCGCGATCGACCTGCGCGATGCGGAGGCGAAGGACGCCAAGGTCTTCCACGCCGGCACCGCGATGAAGGACGGCGCACTGGTGGCAAACGGCGGCCGCGTGCTGAACGTCACGGCGACGGGCGCGAATGTGACCGAGGCGCAGGCGACGGCCTACGAAGCAGTGGACGCCATCGACTTCCCCACCGGCTTCGTGCGGCGCGACATCGGCCATAATGAAATCCGGCGCGAGGCGGAACGGGATCGGGGGTGA
- a CDS encoding GNAT family N-acetyltransferase, which produces MSTAAPEVTVALADYGDPADAAAIVTLLDAYACDAMGGGEPLPEDVRARLVPSLAQVPGAFSLIARLGDSAVGLANCFTGFSTFNAAPLVNIHDMAVLPGHRGKGIGRALMEAVDAEALKRGACKVTLEVLSGNDTAKTLYQRCGYGDYALDAGTGTAMFWQKALT; this is translated from the coding sequence GTGAGCACGGCCGCGCCCGAGGTGACCGTCGCGCTTGCCGATTACGGCGATCCTGCCGATGCGGCGGCGATCGTCACCCTGCTGGACGCATATGCCTGCGATGCCATGGGCGGCGGAGAGCCTTTGCCGGAAGATGTCCGCGCCCGGCTCGTGCCATCGCTGGCACAGGTGCCCGGGGCGTTTTCCCTGATCGCGCGGCTCGGCGATTCGGCCGTCGGGCTTGCCAATTGCTTCACCGGCTTTTCCACCTTCAACGCGGCCCCGCTGGTGAACATCCATGACATGGCCGTGCTGCCGGGACACCGCGGCAAGGGCATCGGCCGCGCCCTGATGGAGGCCGTCGATGCCGAGGCCTTGAAGCGCGGCGCGTGCAAGGTCACATTGGAAGTGCTGAGCGGCAACGATACGGCAAAGACCCTCTACCAGCGCTGCGGCTATGGCGATTACGCGCTGGACGCTGGCACCGGCACCGCCATGTTCTGGCAAAAGGCACTGACATGA
- a CDS encoding SUF system Fe-S cluster assembly protein, which yields MSEESSTKDYIAAPPPNEQVAEVAKPARARVDDAVEESAPQKLERKKDYLEGFLQKKPETVSSGEPGGELYEAVVAALKEIYDPEIPVNIYDLGLIYAVDVTQDADVKVTMTLTTPNCPVAESMPAEVELRAGAVPGVRDSEVILTFDPPWDPAKMSDEARLELGML from the coding sequence ATGAGCGAGGAAAGCTCGACCAAGGATTACATCGCCGCGCCGCCGCCCAATGAGCAGGTTGCCGAGGTGGCGAAGCCTGCGCGTGCCAGGGTCGACGATGCGGTGGAGGAATCTGCGCCGCAGAAGCTGGAGCGCAAGAAGGATTACCTCGAAGGGTTCCTCCAGAAGAAGCCGGAAACGGTCTCGTCCGGCGAACCGGGCGGAGAGCTTTATGAGGCTGTCGTGGCCGCGCTGAAGGAGATCTACGACCCGGAAATCCCGGTGAATATCTACGATCTCGGCCTGATCTACGCGGTCGATGTCACGCAGGATGCAGACGTGAAGGTCACCATGACGCTGACCACGCCCAATTGCCCTGTGGCGGAATCCATGCCTGCCGAGGTCGAGCTGCGCGCAGGCGCCGTGCCGGGCGTCCGCGATTCCGAAGTCATCCTGACCTTCGATCCGCCATGGGACCCGGCCAAGATGAGCGACGAAGCCCGCCTCGAACTGGGCATGTTGTGA
- the xseA gene encoding exodeoxyribonuclease VII large subunit, which yields MAAPETSDENASGLVAKGRAGDNSAPFSITEISSLLKRTVEDRFGHVKLRGELSGVKRAASGHMYCALKDEKAVIDGVMWKGNAQRLSFRPEDGIEVVASGKLTTYPGRSKYQIVIDSMEIAGEGALLALLEKTKAKLQAEGLFDADRKRALPFIPRRIGVVTSPTGAVIRDILHRLADRFPSEVLVWPVMVQGQGSAEQVAAAVRGFGAMEVDARPDLLIVARGGGSIEDLWSFNEEVVVRAIADSPVPVISAVGHETDTTLADYAADRRAPTPTAAAEMAVPVRGELVATLADFAARQKRAILRPVQLGRERLAARAERLPRPDALLQPQQQALDDAAERLRRGLADRASKGRERLQAARLSPAILQRALRDGAGRLAQARLSPALLTRKFEDATSRLDAMERVRRQLDPKAPLARGYALVSAPDLPVIASRDLAGKQPVLTLEFADGRLQVAPGDAPPLKARPRPRKPSTGEAAKRQGDLF from the coding sequence ATGGCCGCTCCAGAAACTTCGGATGAAAATGCGTCAGGACTGGTAGCGAAGGGCCGCGCGGGCGACAATTCCGCGCCTTTCTCCATCACCGAGATTTCCTCGCTGCTGAAGCGCACCGTCGAGGACCGTTTCGGCCATGTGAAGCTGCGCGGCGAGCTTTCGGGCGTGAAGCGGGCGGCCAGCGGGCACATGTACTGCGCGCTGAAGGACGAAAAAGCCGTGATCGACGGCGTGATGTGGAAGGGCAATGCGCAGCGCCTTTCCTTCCGCCCCGAAGACGGGATCGAGGTGGTCGCCTCCGGCAAGCTGACGACTTATCCCGGCCGCTCCAAATACCAGATCGTGATCGACAGTATGGAGATTGCGGGCGAGGGCGCGTTGCTCGCGCTGCTGGAAAAGACCAAGGCGAAACTGCAGGCCGAGGGGCTGTTCGACGCGGATCGCAAGCGCGCGCTGCCCTTCATCCCGCGCCGCATCGGCGTGGTCACCAGCCCCACGGGCGCGGTAATCCGCGATATCCTCCACCGCCTGGCCGACCGGTTTCCGAGCGAAGTGCTCGTCTGGCCCGTCATGGTGCAGGGGCAGGGCAGCGCCGAGCAGGTGGCGGCCGCCGTGCGCGGCTTCGGCGCGATGGAGGTGGATGCCCGGCCGGACCTGCTGATTGTGGCGCGCGGCGGCGGCTCGATCGAGGATTTGTGGAGCTTTAACGAGGAGGTGGTGGTGCGTGCTATCGCCGACTCGCCGGTCCCCGTGATCAGCGCGGTGGGGCACGAGACCGATACGACGCTGGCCGATTATGCTGCGGACCGCCGCGCGCCCACGCCCACGGCGGCGGCGGAGATGGCGGTGCCGGTGCGCGGGGAGCTTGTCGCCACCCTGGCGGACTTCGCCGCGCGGCAGAAACGCGCCATCCTGCGCCCCGTGCAGCTGGGCCGCGAGCGGCTGGCCGCCCGGGCCGAGCGCCTGCCCCGGCCCGATGCCCTTCTCCAGCCCCAGCAGCAGGCGCTGGACGATGCCGCCGAACGCCTTCGCCGCGGCCTGGCGGACCGGGCCTCGAAGGGGCGCGAGCGGCTGCAGGCGGCGCGCCTCTCGCCCGCAATCCTGCAGCGCGCCCTTCGCGACGGGGCCGGCCGGCTGGCGCAGGCTCGGCTCTCGCCCGCCTTGCTGACCCGCAAGTTTGAGGATGCGACGTCGCGCCTCGATGCCATGGAGCGCGTGCGCCGCCAGCTTGACCCCAAGGCGCCGCTCGCACGCGGCTATGCCCTTGTCAGCGCGCCGGACCTGCCAGTCATCGCCAGCCGCGACCTGGCGGGCAAGCAGCCGGTCCTGACGCTGGAATTCGCCGATGGCAGGCTGCAGGTCGCCCCCGGCGACGCGCCGCCGCTGAAGGCCCGTCCCAGGCCCCGCAAACCCAGCACCGGCGAGGCAGCAAAGCGGCAGGGCGACCTGTTCTGA
- the sufC gene encoding Fe-S cluster assembly ATPase SufC, protein MLKIENLHAEIDGKEILKGLTLEIPAGEIHAIMGPNGAGKSTLAYVLGGRPGYEVTGGTVTYNGEDLLELEPHERAAAGMFLGFQYPVEIPGVSNVQFLREALNAQRAHRGEEKLSGGEFLKLAKEKAALLGLDMEMLKRNVNVGFSGGEKKRAEMVQMGILDPKFAVLDETDSGLDIDALRVVGEGINSIMRASGKAVLLITHYQRLLDVVQPDKVSILADGRIVKTGGPDIALRLESEGYDAVMAEPA, encoded by the coding sequence ATGCTGAAAATCGAAAACCTCCACGCCGAGATTGACGGTAAGGAAATCCTCAAGGGCCTGACGCTGGAAATCCCGGCGGGCGAGATCCATGCGATCATGGGGCCGAACGGCGCGGGCAAGTCCACGCTGGCCTATGTGCTGGGCGGGCGCCCGGGCTATGAAGTCACGGGCGGCACCGTCACGTACAATGGCGAGGACTTGCTGGAGCTGGAGCCGCATGAGCGCGCCGCAGCAGGCATGTTCCTGGGCTTCCAGTACCCGGTAGAGATTCCCGGCGTCTCCAACGTGCAGTTCCTGCGCGAGGCGCTGAATGCCCAGCGCGCGCACCGCGGCGAAGAGAAGTTGTCGGGCGGCGAGTTCCTGAAGCTGGCCAAGGAAAAGGCCGCGCTGCTCGGCCTCGACATGGAAATGCTGAAGCGCAACGTGAATGTCGGCTTCTCCGGCGGCGAGAAGAAACGCGCCGAGATGGTACAGATGGGCATTCTCGATCCCAAATTCGCCGTGCTGGACGAGACGGACAGCGGCCTCGACATCGACGCGCTGCGCGTGGTGGGCGAGGGCATCAATTCCATCATGCGCGCCAGCGGCAAGGCCGTGCTGCTGATCACCCATTACCAGCGCCTGCTGGACGTGGTGCAGCCGGACAAGGTCTCCATCCTGGCCGATGGCCGGATCGTGAAGACCGGAGGGCCGGACATCGCCCTGCGCCTTGAAAGCGAAGGCTATGACGCGGTCATGGCGGAGCCTGCATGA
- a CDS encoding HesB/IscA family protein: MTDTATSTRPAPKAAVNLTPRAEQRIADLMAKAPADAIGVKLSTPRRGCSGLAYSVDYVTEEVAFDEKIATPGGTFYIDGASVLYLIGSTMDWVEDDFSAGFVFENPNAKGACGCGESFMV, encoded by the coding sequence ATGACCGACACCGCGACAAGCACCCGCCCCGCCCCCAAAGCCGCCGTCAACCTGACGCCGCGCGCCGAGCAACGCATTGCGGACCTGATGGCCAAGGCGCCTGCCGACGCCATCGGCGTGAAGCTTTCCACCCCGCGCCGGGGCTGTTCGGGCCTTGCCTATTCGGTCGATTACGTGACCGAGGAAGTGGCTTTCGACGAGAAGATCGCGACGCCGGGCGGCACGTTCTACATCGACGGGGCGAGCGTGCTTTACCTGATCGGCAGCACGATGGACTGGGTGGAGGACGACTTCTCCGCCGGTTTCGTATTCGAGAACCCCAACGCCAAGGGCGCCTGCGGCTGCGGCGAAAGCTTCATGGTGTGA
- a CDS encoding SufD family Fe-S cluster assembly protein — MTQSILLPTRKDEAWRYSDTDALEGMDLGRFDQWRDIEVPAGETYRELLVIEDEGGVSDDTLLTRLRVTIGKGARCELFAVIASGHLGRVETVVMLEDGAHFEFGGVTVGGRDTVREFVTRVAHEEPNATSNQVIRSVHWGQGTGNFLGRIDVVRDAQKTDAAQDFKGLLLEKGASVNAVPQLEIFADDVQCAHGATVGQLDESARYYMATRGLSPEQSRRLLVQAFIGDAFVALDDDEEARERLMRVALDKLDRHL, encoded by the coding sequence ATGACCCAGAGCATCCTCCTCCCCACGCGTAAGGACGAGGCCTGGCGCTATTCCGATACGGACGCGCTTGAGGGCATGGACCTTGGCCGCTTCGACCAGTGGCGCGATATCGAGGTGCCGGCGGGCGAGACCTATCGCGAGCTGCTGGTGATCGAGGACGAGGGCGGCGTGTCGGACGATACGCTGCTCACGCGGCTGCGCGTGACGATCGGGAAAGGCGCGCGGTGCGAGCTGTTCGCGGTGATCGCCAGCGGCCACCTTGGCCGGGTCGAGACCGTGGTGATGCTGGAGGATGGCGCGCATTTCGAATTTGGCGGCGTGACTGTGGGCGGGCGCGACACGGTGCGCGAATTCGTCACCCGCGTGGCGCATGAGGAGCCGAATGCCACCAGCAACCAGGTGATCCGCAGCGTTCACTGGGGGCAGGGCACGGGCAATTTCCTCGGCCGGATCGACGTGGTGCGCGATGCCCAGAAGACCGATGCAGCGCAGGACTTCAAGGGCCTGCTGCTGGAGAAGGGCGCGAGCGTGAATGCCGTGCCGCAGCTGGAAATCTTTGCCGACGATGTGCAGTGCGCGCATGGCGCGACCGTGGGCCAGCTGGACGAAAGCGCACGTTATTACATGGCGACGCGCGGCCTCTCTCCCGAACAGTCCCGCCGCCTGCTGGTACAGGCTTTCATCGGCGATGCCTTCGTGGCGCTGGACGATGACGAGGAAGCGCGCGAGCGGCTGATGCGCGTGGCGCTCGACAAGCTGGACCGGCACCTGTGA
- a CDS encoding cysteine desulfurase: MSSREGGNLLRPGTGLKETPASAGDQVRADFPGLLTADGQPWHYLDTAATAQKPRQVIDAMSRALGEDYATVHRGVYSRSANMTLGFEAARKRVAKFIGAESEDEIVFVRGATEGINLVAQSWGQANVGEGDRIMLSQLEHHSNIVPWQMLAEGVGAEIDVCPLTEDGLIDLDWLEANLTKRHKMVALAHVSNVLGSILGAKRAARAAHAVGAKLLLDGCQSAPRMRLDMAELGCDFFVFSGHKLYGPTGIGVLWARGEILDEMPPWQGGGAMIDTVDFGGTTYAPAPQRFEAGTPMITEAIALHAAVDYTEAFGMENLFAHEARLVRKAREALSHFNSIRLLGPEKSAGILSFAMEGVHPHDLGTILDEENVAIRAGHHCAQPLMEHLGVPATARASFGLYSDESDVEALVRGIERTQKIFA, from the coding sequence ATGAGTTCCCGCGAAGGCGGGAACCTCCTTCGGCCTGGCACGGGCCTGAAAGAGACCCCAGCCTCCGCTGGGGATCAGGTGCGCGCCGATTTCCCCGGCCTGCTGACGGCAGACGGCCAGCCGTGGCACTATCTCGACACTGCCGCCACCGCGCAGAAGCCAAGGCAAGTGATCGATGCGATGAGCCGCGCGCTGGGCGAAGATTACGCCACGGTCCACCGCGGGGTCTATTCCCGCTCCGCCAACATGACGCTGGGCTTCGAGGCTGCGCGCAAGCGTGTCGCCAAGTTCATCGGCGCGGAGAGTGAGGACGAGATCGTCTTCGTGCGCGGCGCGACGGAGGGCATCAACCTTGTGGCGCAAAGTTGGGGCCAGGCGAATGTCGGCGAGGGCGACCGTATCATGCTCAGCCAGCTGGAGCATCACTCCAACATCGTGCCCTGGCAGATGCTGGCAGAGGGTGTCGGCGCCGAGATCGACGTCTGCCCGCTGACCGAGGACGGCCTGATCGACCTCGACTGGCTGGAAGCGAATTTGACCAAGCGGCACAAGATGGTCGCGCTGGCCCATGTCTCCAACGTGCTCGGCTCGATCCTTGGCGCGAAGAGGGCGGCGAGGGCCGCGCATGCCGTTGGCGCAAAGCTGCTGCTGGACGGCTGCCAGAGCGCACCGCGCATGCGGCTCGACATGGCCGAGCTGGGCTGCGACTTCTTCGTGTTCTCCGGCCACAAGCTCTACGGCCCGACCGGCATCGGCGTGCTGTGGGCGCGGGGCGAGATCCTGGACGAAATGCCCCCATGGCAGGGCGGCGGCGCCATGATCGACACGGTGGATTTCGGCGGCACGACCTATGCGCCCGCCCCTCAGCGCTTCGAGGCCGGGACGCCGATGATCACGGAGGCGATCGCACTCCATGCTGCCGTGGATTACACCGAGGCCTTTGGCATGGAGAACCTGTTCGCGCATGAGGCACGGCTGGTGCGCAAGGCGCGCGAAGCTTTGAGCCACTTCAATTCCATCCGCCTGCTGGGCCCCGAAAAATCTGCCGGAATTCTCTCCTTCGCAATGGAGGGGGTGCATCCGCATGATCTCGGCACCATATTGGATGAAGAGAATGTCGCGATCCGCGCCGGTCATCACTGCGCCCAGCCGCTGATGGAGCACCTGGGCGTTCCCGCCACGGCGCGGGCCAGTTTCGGGCTGTACAGCGACGAAAGCGATGTCGAGGCGCTGGTGCGCGGCATCGAGAGAACACAAAAGATATTCGCCTGA
- a CDS encoding phytanoyl-CoA dioxygenase family protein, which produces MRLTSHSDIAGWLKPISNRLLAFGAKDFRPVRAVLFDKSANTNWALGWHQDRTINVEEQRPVEGFGPWSRKAGVLHVEPPFEIIERMLTLRIHFDDTPKANAPLVVACGSHRLGKIASGHANVVAEACPAIECVASRGDVWLYATSILHSSKRASRPDRRRVLQVDFSADKLPGGLKWLGLA; this is translated from the coding sequence ATGCGTCTGACTAGTCATTCCGACATAGCGGGTTGGCTCAAGCCAATTTCGAACCGGCTTTTGGCTTTTGGCGCGAAGGATTTTCGCCCCGTGCGTGCCGTGCTGTTCGACAAGTCGGCTAATACGAATTGGGCTTTAGGTTGGCATCAGGACAGAACCATCAACGTGGAGGAACAGCGTCCGGTGGAAGGGTTTGGGCCATGGTCGCGGAAAGCGGGCGTCCTGCATGTCGAACCCCCGTTTGAAATCATTGAACGCATGCTGACACTGCGCATCCATTTCGATGATACGCCTAAGGCCAACGCACCTTTAGTCGTTGCTTGCGGATCCCATCGACTTGGAAAGATCGCAAGCGGGCACGCCAACGTAGTGGCTGAGGCGTGCCCCGCGATCGAATGTGTCGCAAGCCGAGGCGACGTCTGGCTCTATGCGACTTCAATACTGCACAGCTCAAAACGCGCCTCTAGGCCGGACCGAAGACGCGTACTTCAAGTCGATTTCTCAGCTGACAAACTGCCCGGCGGCCTGAAATGGCTGGGCCTAGCTTGA
- a CDS encoding adenosine kinase → MTQPRYDVIAIGNAIVDVMAPCEDGLIDELGLNKGGMTLVDEDGAKTLYDAMGPAREISGGSAANTLAGLSAMGSQCAFIGQVADDQLGEVFAHDIRAVGIDFDTPARTGSPATARCLIFVTPDAERTMNTFLGASQFLPAERLDEEAIGGAKILYLEGYLWDPEEPRAAMRRAIEAARKAGRKVAFTLSEVFVIDRHGDDFRALIEDGLIDILFANHTELAALTGEDDFEAGIAALKDKVPTLVVTRGPEGAVALAGSERAEVSAEPVEHVVDTTGAGDLFAAGFLHGHVQEKPLETCLRYGAIAAAEVISHYGARPEADLAKLIAEKG, encoded by the coding sequence ATGACCCAGCCCCGTTACGATGTGATCGCCATCGGAAATGCCATCGTGGACGTGATGGCCCCGTGCGAGGATGGCCTGATCGACGAGCTGGGCCTCAACAAGGGCGGCATGACGCTGGTGGACGAGGACGGCGCGAAGACGCTGTACGATGCCATGGGCCCGGCGCGCGAGATTTCCGGCGGCAGCGCGGCCAACACGCTGGCGGGCCTGTCCGCCATGGGCAGCCAGTGCGCCTTCATCGGCCAGGTCGCGGACGACCAGCTGGGCGAGGTCTTCGCGCATGACATCCGCGCCGTGGGCATCGATTTCGACACGCCCGCCCGCACCGGCTCCCCCGCCACGGCGCGCTGCCTGATCTTCGTGACCCCCGATGCGGAGCGCACGATGAACACCTTCCTCGGCGCAAGCCAGTTCCTCCCCGCCGAGCGACTGGACGAGGAAGCCATCGGCGGCGCCAAGATCCTCTATCTCGAGGGCTATCTGTGGGATCCGGAAGAGCCGCGCGCTGCCATGCGCCGCGCCATCGAGGCGGCCCGCAAGGCCGGGCGCAAGGTCGCCTTCACCCTGTCCGAGGTCTTCGTGATCGACCGCCACGGCGACGATTTCCGCGCCCTGATCGAAGATGGCCTGATCGACATCCTCTTCGCCAACCACACCGAACTTGCCGCGCTGACGGGTGAGGACGATTTCGAAGCCGGCATCGCCGCGCTGAAGGACAAAGTGCCCACGCTGGTCGTGACGCGCGGCCCCGAAGGCGCGGTTGCGCTGGCGGGCAGCGAACGCGCCGAGGTTTCCGCCGAGCCGGTCGAACATGTCGTCGACACCACCGGCGCAGGCGACCTCTTCGCCGCCGGCTTCCTCCACGGCCACGTCCAGGAAAAGCCGCTGGAAACCTGCCTGCGCTACGGCGCCATCGCCGCGGCGGAAGTCATCTCGCACTACGGCGCGCGGCCGGAGGCGGACCTCGCAAAGCTGATCGCTGAGAAGGGCTGA
- a CDS encoding DUF2093 domain-containing protein, producing MLMNSGNKPATLLYGPNGFRVVKPGDHVVCAVSGLAVPLEELRYWCVERQEAYAGPSQAAERLAPGAA from the coding sequence ATGCTGATGAATTCCGGAAACAAGCCCGCCACGCTCCTTTACGGCCCGAACGGCTTTCGCGTCGTCAAACCCGGCGACCATGTCGTTTGCGCGGTGAGCGGACTGGCTGTCCCGCTGGAAGAGCTGCGATATTGGTGCGTGGAGCGGCAGGAGGCCTATGCCGGGCCCTCGCAGGCCGCCGAACGGCTCGCGCCGGGCGCGGCCTGA
- a CDS encoding EI24 domain-containing protein, translated as MSQILSAFLLGLRQLGDSRVLAILFKSIAASLVLFVIVAVAGWYAFDWAIGALGLSDTLFAGAGVVREALSLLLALAGLWLTWRIVAMAVIQFYADDVVEAVEARFYPEAAGRARTPPLAEQVRASLKAAGRALLANLIALPFAIALLVTGVGTFALFLVVNGVLIGRELQDMVWQRHHGAMGVAAGGGAHPLGKMQRFLLGGITAAMLAIPGVNFLAPLLGAASATHLIHRKDATANAR; from the coding sequence ATGTCCCAGATCCTCTCCGCATTCCTCCTTGGCCTGCGCCAATTGGGCGATTCCCGCGTGCTGGCGATCCTGTTCAAGAGCATCGCCGCCAGCCTGGTGCTGTTCGTGATCGTGGCCGTGGCGGGCTGGTATGCCTTCGACTGGGCGATCGGCGCGCTGGGCCTGTCCGACACGCTGTTTGCGGGCGCAGGCGTGGTGCGCGAGGCGCTTTCCCTGCTGCTCGCCCTGGCAGGCCTGTGGCTGACATGGCGCATCGTGGCGATGGCCGTGATCCAGTTCTATGCCGACGACGTGGTGGAGGCGGTGGAAGCGCGCTTCTATCCCGAGGCTGCCGGTCGTGCCCGCACGCCGCCCCTGGCAGAGCAGGTCCGCGCCAGCCTGAAGGCCGCCGGGCGCGCGCTGCTGGCCAACCTCATCGCCCTGCCCTTTGCCATCGCCCTGCTGGTGACCGGGGTGGGGACCTTCGCCCTGTTCCTGGTGGTGAACGGCGTGCTGATCGGGCGTGAGCTGCAGGACATGGTCTGGCAGCGGCATCACGGCGCGATGGGTGTCGCAGCGGGTGGTGGCGCACATCCGCTGGGCAAGATGCAACGCTTCCTGCTGGGCGGGATCACCGCCGCCATGCTCGCCATACCGGGCGTCAATTTCCTCGCCCCGCTGCTGGGCGCGGCGAGTGCGACCCATCTGATCCATCGCAAGGATGCAACCGCAAATGCGCGCTAA
- a CDS encoding DUF559 domain-containing protein, translating into MTDRKTLNLRPPSDDAEAPALKKKGRGWEISDKRLDALHDRAREMKRFASPAHTALAERFAKADFGKYTFKRFAVVGSAIVDFNCHNLGMAIIIDDPEADPTISRRRDKSLESVGIRVMRITPEAILEHMDDTLARIAAGMRMRIADKADARRKHLAENPRQSRPRYDRDGNGPPRGRR; encoded by the coding sequence ATGACTGACCGCAAAACCCTCAACCTGCGCCCGCCATCCGACGATGCCGAAGCGCCCGCGCTCAAGAAGAAGGGGCGCGGCTGGGAAATCAGCGACAAGCGGCTCGACGCGCTGCATGACCGTGCGCGCGAGATGAAGCGCTTTGCCTCGCCCGCGCATACGGCGCTGGCCGAACGCTTCGCCAAGGCGGATTTCGGCAAATACACTTTCAAGCGCTTCGCCGTGGTCGGCAGCGCCATCGTGGACTTCAACTGCCACAACCTCGGCATGGCGATCATTATCGACGACCCCGAGGCTGACCCGACCATTTCCCGGCGCCGCGACAAGAGCCTTGAGTCGGTCGGCATCCGCGTGATGCGGATCACGCCCGAGGCCATCCTCGAGCATATGGACGACACGCTCGCCCGGATCGCCGCCGGCATGCGCATGCGCATCGCCGACAAGGCCGATGCCCGCCGCAAGCACCTCGCCGAAAACCCGCGCCAGAGCCGCCCACGCTATGACCGCGATGGCAATGGCCCGCCAAGGGGGCGCAGGTGA